The genomic stretch CCATACCTCTGCTGTTGCTGCTGAATCTGTGAAGTCTGGATCTGTGTAGCCAGACAGACCCATGACAACCCTCCAAAAATGTAATCTTAGACCCTGTTGTTCTTACTTCCTAGTATGCTAGTGACCTGACGTGTTATTAAAACTCTGTGGTTACTATTCTTTCAACTCAGAACCATCCCCACAATTGACCACGCAAAGATGTGTGACTGTCCTAAACTTTGCCACATCCCTCAGATCATCCAACTGTgaatcctttgggtttttttccaggCTGACTCTGCTGTTGATAGAGCAGTAAAGACAAAAAGATGAACGCAAGGACCAGATTCTAGAGGCTTTTACTTTCTGAACCTCACAAAGGATGTCATGATGCCAAGCACTTGAACTAGAAAGAGGCTCAGGAAACATGAAGACTAACTTCCTAGTTTGCCCAAGACACAATTCAAGCCAACAataattaagtaacttgcctaaggtcacacagttagcCGGGTATGGCTAGCACTATATTCCTCTCATCTGTTCTCAAGTTcagtattatttctatttaaaaatagccCAAGCActacttttgggggaaaaaaatgacaagaatgaccaaaagaataattttgaattattagtcaaattcatagaggaAAAAGTTTAGAAGTCTATAgaactattttaagttttttattttaagagagagagagagagagagagagagagagagaaagagagagagagagagagaggcagatagagagaaacccaagcaggttccatgctccacactgagctcaacccaggggctcgatctcataagattgtgacctgagccaaaatcaagagtcagacacttaaccaactgagccacccatgtgcccctgtagaaattttttgaaagagcaaTGGGCTATTCAAGTTTCCGTGAGTCTTTCTAAAGACAGGAATACattataaattaagtttttaaataattgtaacactgtattcatttttaatcGAATGCATAGACAGCTGTAAGCAGCTTTAATGGACAGCCTCATGGTTGCCACATGCAACTTGAATGGCTGTAAAGCAAATCTCCATTCACGAATGACAATGGAATCTGTACTCAACTTAAGGGAAATCAATATGCATTTCAATGGTCTCAGCCCAAGCTGAAAACATAGATAGCAAAGCTTTGACAATTGGCTGAGATGTCTTGTCTTTTCTATATTTGACATAAACCAAACTGAAAATGAGTTGTActtggaagagaaggaaattccATGCATTAGTTCTGTTCCAACAGGGCTATAGTTGAACTCTTTGAACGGAAGTCCCTTGTAACTCAAGGATGATAGATGCATGAAATAACAGTAGAGATTTCTTCCAGAGCAAATTAGTGTTGAtgaatattatctcatttataatatttttaatctgcatttgaatttttttattttttctggaaaaattagTGTTGTTGGtatatccaaataaaaaatatatatgagttgCAGAACTATCAGGAATTCTGCCCAATGATGATCCCAGACAGTGGCCTGGGTACATGAGAGGAAGCGGGATCTAATGCACAAGTAGAGCGGTTAGCCATACATTGGAGCACAGACCTTTTCTCTATAGTAACAGGAGGACGAACGACAGGAAAATACTTCCAGGAAGGCTGGTGGAAGTAAGGGTGAGAGCCTTTGGAAGTTCTTTTCTGGTTCTCGTGTCTCAGTGAAATAGGAACCAGGATCATCAGCTGAGGGTGAAGGCGGGCAAGGAGCTGGAGGTCTGATGTGAGCAACGCATCAAATGGTTGGCAGGAATGGGGCACTGGATCACTGCCTTAGCTTCCTAACTAAATGTCCTATGTCTTGCTCCCATGGAGTTTATTCTCAACCGAGCGTCCAAAATGGTTCCTTTAACATATAAGTCAAATCATGTCACTTCTCTCCTCAAAAACCCTCCTGCAAAAACTGGTAAATTGCacgtaaattatacctcaacagAGCTGATTAAACAAAAACTACTACAAACCACCTTCCTATGGCTTCTcatctcagagtaaaagccaaactCCTACTCAGCCCTGTGATGTGGAGCCCTCTTACCTCTCTCATCTCAACATCTACTGTCATCTACTGTCAACATCAACTTACTCTTCTGTCCACAGTGGCCTCCATAAAGGCTCAGTGCATTTGAGCCTCTGGGTCTTTGCATTTGCTCCTCCCTCTATGAATTCCCCACCGCAACCTCAGCTATCTGCAAGGCTCAGCCCCTCGTTTTTTTCAAATCTCTACTCAGTGTCACACTACATGAAATAACAGCTGTCCTGAGCCTCCCCTAAGCCTATTACTCTAGCGTAGTTTCCTCTGCTAGTCACTATCTGACACGctgtatatttacttatttattatctgtgtTCCCATCCTAGACCATCAGTTCCATGGAcgcagggactttgttttgttcaccgctgtgtccccagtgcctcaCACACTATCTGGCAAAAAGCAGGCCATTAACATTTACTCAACgacaaaaaagaaagatctttctttcttccctctgggCACAGAGATGATATTTcagggaagaaaaagtaaaaatcacattGCATAATAGACTCACTTGTATGTTTTATGCATATAACATTGCCAAAGAGACTCAAGAAAGTATATACTACTGGGAGTTAAGTGTGAGATGGAAGATTCTGCTGTTTCCTCAGTCTCGCTTCTCACATGCCTCTCATAAGTGAGCATCTTGCCATGCTAACAGTTATTCTGATGTTTAAAGAACATATTtggatacatgtatacatatattactgCATAAATATACACATGTAATATGCACGTATAAATATGAGcaatttaagaaaattacaaaggATATTTAACTACATGTGATGTATCAAACTTCAGGCggtaattttagaaattaaaaccagCTTAAGGTACAAATTGCCTTGCAAAGTTTTGCTCACCAAAGACAATGTAGTCATGTCCTCCTTCTTAATGACATCTTGTCTAGTTAAACAGAGACCTGAGAAAGCAGAGCTGAAAAAGGGGCCCTGAGAAGTCAGGACTGTCTCTATAGGAACCCTGTCTGACTACCTGGATGTAACACAACAGTCACTGCTCTTCACAGCCCATAAGAGTAGGGAATCAATTCCACAACTCCCAACAGAAAAGGCTTCAGAAATTTAtctacaaaacaacaaaacaacaaaacaaaaaaaccttgggTGAAGCTGCATTTCAGAGGAAAGAGCAAAGAAGTGGATGTCAGAAGGCCTACACTGGGGACGGGcggtgggcggggggcggggggcgggggggaggtccTAAGTTCCTAGATCAGTTTTCCTCCAATTCTCAAACAAGGGCTGGAGCGGCGGTCCCTCTCCTTTTAGTATCTGATCCCACCACAGCCAAAGACCCCGCAGACCGCGCTCCGTCTTCCCAACCTGCCCTCTTACCCCCAACCCCCAAGTGAGAGCCCAAACCTTGACCCTTAAGGCTGGGGTGCCCAGCCAGGGCTCTGCTTCCCCTAACCCAGAGACAGCCCTAGACCGGCTTAAACCCCGTCGCGGAGCCCAAGACACCGCTTCGCGCCTCAACGCGGACGCGAACCGAGACCTCCAATTCTCCGTCTTTCTTCCGCCCCCGCCATTGAGCCGGGAAGACACGCTCCACAGGCTACTCGCGCTCCACCTCATCCCCCAGGGTCTGGAGGAGTCCTGGGCGGAGGCCCCTTCCTGGCTACCACCCGAGTGCAGGCGTCAGGGAAAAAACGTACTCACCAGCTCCACGAAAAAATGAAGAACACCCTCCGACCACCCAGAGCCTTCACCGCGCGAGCCAGGAAGTGCGCCTGCGCAAGCGGCCGTCTGGGACTACATTCCCAGCATGCTCTGCAAAGGCAGGGCGCGCGGCCGCGGAGTCTTACACGCGAAGGCTGGTTGACTTTCTATCTCGTGGCGCCTTGGGAGTGGGACTAGTTTTCTTTCGTTATTCacataaaaagagaagaggagaggataAGCTTCTTCTTTCATTGTAGACCAGTATGAATCCAAAGGCATGCAGATTTTTCGTTAACCTTTACACAAAAGGAACGCCTATACATTATAGTAATAACGTTTTATTCAACAAGCGAAAAGGACTgtaaaaaaacccccacaaactAGATGGAATTCCTTAACAAAGGGACAATCCCTGTTGACACCGTGGTGTGCGTATAGTATTCTAAAAATACAGACAGCCCCATTCTTCATGTGTTGGGAGGGCGCGGggtatgaaaagagaaagaatgattgCAGGCaagaaaaaggtaaaactacTTTTCTTGTAATATATTGTCTAGCTTTTTTGTCTGTTACGTGTTTAGGTTATGTTCATTTTAATGGCACTCAAAACAGTGCTTTGATGAATCCTTGTAAATTGTGTCCTCCTCCACATCTCTTCTTGAGTAGAGCCCAATAAATAACTTTAATTGAAAGGGAATGTGCATACCTTACTTTTTTCTATACAAGGAATATAGTGGGTTGTAGAGaatagagataaggaaaaaagattaaaatcaagtaaaagcccactattatatatttaaatattacctGCACTGTATATGtgttacatatatgtaaatacatatttacttgTTAAGTGTGTACTGTAGAtacttctgaaattaaaaatagagcaacatggggcgcctgggtggctcagtgggttaagcctctgactcttggttttggctgtggtcattatctcacagtgaGTTAGAGGCCCAaactgggctctgctctgacaaccaggagcctgcttgaaattctctgtctccctctctctcaaaataagtaaataaaccttaaaatacatacatacatacatacatacatacatacaaacatacaatgAAActgcttttacttatttaaaggtttatttatttattttgagagagagggcaagcgtgagagggggaagggggcagagggagagagaatcccaagcaggctccacactcagcactgagcctgaggtggggcttgatcccacaaccctaggatcatgacctgagccgaaatcaagagtcagatgcttaactgactgagccgacCAGGTGCCTtgaaagtgcttttaaaatttaatttcttgtaAACATTCCTTCATGTCTTTAAATATTATTCTACATTAACGTTAGCACAACTTTCTATCAAACTGAGTCTAAATATTTGAGTGGTAGCATATAATTTCCAATTTTTCctattataagaaaatatgaaataaatatgctTATAGCTAAatctttctccacacccttatTTGATTAGGACAAAATCAcagaggattaaataaattttagatatcATGAAACTATCTttctataaagctataataatttattctttcaccagCAGTGCATgtatcttagtccatttgggctgctatcaCAGGACACATGCCCTAGACTGGGCGGCttgtaaacaatagaaatttctcagagttctgaagTCTGGAAAGTCTAAAACCAAATACCATGACTTTGAGGATTAGgtctcaacatatgaattttgggagcaACAAACATACAGCCTCTGGAAGCTATTGTTGTCACTCTCTCGTGTCTCACTGTCCCCTTTTTGCATTTTTAGGTGTCCTTATACCTTTGCAACAACTTCCCTGTATTAAAGTCCCTTTATTCAACTACCTAGTATAGGTTCTATTTTCCTGACTGGAATCTGCCTtatatattaactttaaaaattactttaaggggcacctgagtggctcagttggttaagtgtctgagcttcagctcaggtcatctcacagtttgtgggttcaagacccacgtcgggctctgtgctgacagctcagagcctggagcctgctttggattctgtgtctcattgtctctctgcccctccctcacttgtgctctgtctcaaaaataaataaacgtaaaaactgtttttaaataaataaaaattacttttgcctatttgatgttttcttgattttacttTACCTGATTAGTAAAGTTAGGTATCATTTACATGTTCATTTCATTGATTACATATTtcatcatttgaaattttttcttttccctcttcctcagcGATACTTGTGGAGGTGCCAGCCATCCACATCATAGCCACCCTTAGACCTCTGATGAAGCCCAAAATCATTCAAAAGAAGACCAAGAAGTTCATCCTGGACCAGTCAGACCAGTATGTCAAAATTAAGCACAACTGGCAGAAACCCAGAGGCACTGACAATAGGGTGTGCAAAAGATTCAAGGACCAGGTCTTGATGCCCAACACTGGTTATGGgagcaacaagaaaacaaagcacatgcTGCCCAGTGGCTTCCAGGAGTTCCTGGTCCACAACGTCAAGGAGCTCGAAGTGCTGCTAATGTGCAACAAATCTTGCTGTGCAGAGATTGATCACAATACCTCCCCCCAAGAACCACAAAGCCATTGTGGAAAAGCAGCCCAGCTGAAGGCCAggctgcacagtgaagaaaatgaatagacacCTTATGTGCACATCATAATTgtattaataaaaccataaaactatgGGAcagttggttcagttggttaagcttctgacttcagctcagatcatgatcgcacggttcatgagttcaagccctgtgtcaggttctgtgatgacagctcagagcttggagcctgcttcagattcttggtctccctctctctctctctgcccctccactgctcatgatctatctctctctctcaaaaataaataaaaacatttttaaaaacatttttttaaacccataaaactacatacacacacaaaaattttttttcatatttatttttgagagcaagggagagacagagcacaagccaggaaggggcagagagagagggagacacagaatccaaaccaggctccaggctctgagctgtcagcacagagccgcacatggggctcgaactcacaatctgtaaaaagaaatcatgactagagctgaagtcagatgcttaatcgactgagctacctaggcactcctttttttttttaaggtttactatgagagagtgtgtgtgcaagtgcgtgcacaagcaggggagggagagagagagaggagagagagaatcctaagcaggttccttgctgtcagtgcagagccccacgtggggcttgatctcacaaaccatgaaatcgttgacctgagcagaaaccaagagtctgttgcttaaccaactaagtcacccaggtgcccaaggaaAGTTTTCTTCTGTATAGGTTATCTTTATCTGTCTTACTGATAGGAACTTAGCTATATTCTGAACATTAATATCTTTTCTGTTGTATGCAGAACAACAGTCCCTACCAGTCTTGTTTTTCTATCtgtaaatacagtatttttgcttatttgttcaaATCTATCAATCCCACTTTTATGGATTAGGATTTGAAATGCCaagtctatatctatatatattacatatataatttttagccCCCATTTTTTTACCGTTGAGCTATTTCTGTGCCCATACCATAGtactttacttattttaaattttaaaataggtttatCAGATAGGAAAATTCTTCTGTGAATGTTCTTTGCCAATAAGTTTTGGGCTATTTTTTGCATTTGCAATTTCAGATgaagttgaaaataaatgtgataactattttttttaaacctatggGGTTGAGGTAGAGGTAAGAATTCTACTACCATCCACGatagaataaaataggaaaccgGACAAAACACAGAACAATGGTTTCCAGACGCTGAATAACAGCACAGAACTGTGAtccttaagagaaaaataaagtgaccTCTATGATTGCCTCCAGGATAAATCCTCAGGGAGGAATATCTTAAAGAGAGCCCAGGGGTTCACTAAGTTGAGGAGAAAGAGATC from Panthera uncia isolate 11264 chromosome D4, Puncia_PCG_1.0, whole genome shotgun sequence encodes the following:
- the LOC125926960 gene encoding 60S ribosomal protein L32-like, producing the protein MCWEGAGYEKRKNDCRQEKAILVEVPAIHIIATLRPLMKPKIIQKKTKKFILDQSDQYVKIKHNWQKPRGTDNRVCKRFKDQVLMPNTGYGSNKKTKHMLPSGFQEFLVHNVKELEVLLMCNKSCCAEIDHNTSPQEPQSHCGKAAQLKARLHSEENE